The sequence GTGGCCGCGCCGCTGATCATCTATATCTCCGCCCCGGGCTTTGCCGCCGACGCGGACAAGTTCGCTCTCACGGTTGAACTCACCCGGATCACCTTCCCCTACATCTTCTTCATGTCGCTGGTGGCGCTGTCGGGCGGCGTGCTCAACACCTGGAGTCGTTTCGCCATCCCGGCCTTCACCCCGGTGCTGCTCAACCTCAGCTTTATCGGTATGGCCTTGTTCGCCGCGCCGCTGTTCGATCCGCCCGTGCTGGCGCTGGCCTGGGCGGTGTTCCTCGGCGGCGCGCTGCAGCTGGTCCTCCAGCTGCGGCCGCTGGCGCGTATCGGCATGCTGCCGCGTTTCCGCCTCGACACCAAGGATCCGGGCGTGCGGCGCATCCTGTACTTGATGGCACCGGCCATCCTCGGCGTCTCGGTCAGCCAGATCTCGCTGCTGATCAACACCATCTTCGCCTCCTTCCTGGCCAGCGGCAGCGTCTCATGGCTGTACTTCGCCGACCGGCTGATGGAGTTTCCCGCCGGCCTGCTGGGCGTCGCGCTCGGCACCATCCTGCTGCCCAGCCTCTCCAAATGCCATGCCGATGAAGACCCCACCCAGTTCTCCGACCTGCTCGACTGGGGCCTGCGCCTGACCCTGATGCTCACCCTGCCGGCCGCCCTGGCCCTGGCCGTGCTGGCCGTGCCGCTGGTCGCCACGCTGTTCCACTATGGCGCCTTCAGCGTCACCGACGTACTCAACACCCGCACCGCCCTGATCGCCTACAGCGTCGGCCTCACCGGCATGATCCTGGTGAAGGTGCTGGCGCCGGGCTTCTATGCCCGGCAGGACATCCGCACGCCGGTCAAGATTGCGCTGATCACGCTGGCCGCCACGCAACTGATGAACCTGGCCTTCATCGGTCCGCTCAAGCACGCCGGCCTGGCGCTGTCGATCGGGATTGCCGCCTGCCTGAACGCCGGCCTGCTCTATCGCGGGCTGCGCCAGCGTGGCGTGTTCAAGCCGCGCCCTGGCTGGGGAGCGTTCGCCCTCAAGCTCGGCGTCGCGCTCGTGGCGCTGGGCGCGGTGATGTGGTTTGCCAAGGGCAGCGACCTGAGCTGGACGGCCGACGGCGGCTGGTCGCGCGCGATCCGCCTGTCCCTGGTCGTGCTCGCCGGCATCGCCACCTATTTCGCCACCTTGTTCGCGCTCGGTTTCCGGCCGCGCGATTTCTCGCGCCGGGCCGCCTGAACACACGCGGCAGCATCTCGGCCTAGAATGCAGGCATCGCTTTTTCGACAACGCTTCAGGAGACGCCCGTGAAGATTTCCAGTCGCAGCCTGACCGACGGCCAGCCGATCGACGGCACCTACGCCTTCTGCGTGCCGGC comes from Denitromonas sp. and encodes:
- the murJ gene encoding murein biosynthesis integral membrane protein MurJ, which encodes MNLLRALATVSSMTLISRILGFARDFVIARAFGAGVATDAFFVAFRLPNLLRRMFAEGAFSQAFVPILAEYKNRRGESEAHALVSKVATLLGLVVLLISIIGAVAAPLIIYISAPGFAADADKFALTVELTRITFPYIFFMSLVALSGGVLNTWSRFAIPAFTPVLLNLSFIGMALFAAPLFDPPVLALAWAVFLGGALQLVLQLRPLARIGMLPRFRLDTKDPGVRRILYLMAPAILGVSVSQISLLINTIFASFLASGSVSWLYFADRLMEFPAGLLGVALGTILLPSLSKCHADEDPTQFSDLLDWGLRLTLMLTLPAALALAVLAVPLVATLFHYGAFSVTDVLNTRTALIAYSVGLTGMILVKVLAPGFYARQDIRTPVKIALITLAATQLMNLAFIGPLKHAGLALSIGIAACLNAGLLYRGLRQRGVFKPRPGWGAFALKLGVALVALGAVMWFAKGSDLSWTADGGWSRAIRLSLVVLAGIATYFATLFALGFRPRDFSRRAA